A stretch of the Meles meles chromosome 19, mMelMel3.1 paternal haplotype, whole genome shotgun sequence genome encodes the following:
- the ATXN1L gene encoding ataxin-1-like gives MKPVHERSQECLPPKKRDLPVTSEDMGRTTSCSTNHTPSSDASEWSRGVVVAGQSQAGARVSLGGEGAEAITGLTVDQYGMLYKVAVPPATFSPTGLPSVVNMSPLPPTFNVASSLIQHPGIHYPPIHYAQLPSTSLQFIGSPYSLPYAVPPNFLPGPLLSPSANLATSHLPHFVPYASLLAEGATPPPQASSPAHSFSKAPSATSPPGQLPHHSSTQPLDLAPGRMPIYYQMSRLPAGYTLHETPPAGASPLLTPQEGQSALEAAAANGQRQRERNLVRRESEALDSPNSKSEGQGLMPVVECVVDGQLFSGSQTARVEVAVPTHRGTPDTDLEVQRVVGALASQDYRVVTAQRKDEPSPLNLSHHTPDHQGEGRGSARNPAEMAEKNQARGFYPQSHQEPVKHRPLPKAMVVANGNLVPTGTDPGLLPVGSEILVASSLDMQARATFPDKEPTPPPITSSHLPSHFMKGAIIQLATGELKRVEDLQTQDFVRSAEVSGGLKIDSSTVVDIQESQWPGFVMLHFVVGEQQSKVSIEVPPEHPFFVYGQGWSSCSPGRTAQLFSLPCHRLQVGDVCISISLQSLNSNSVSQASCAPPGQLGPPRERPERTVLGPREQCDSEGKSQPSGEGSQMVEPSQPEPGAQACWPAPSFQRYSMQGEEARAALLRPSFIPQEVKLSIEGRSNAGK, from the coding sequence ATGAAACCTGTTCATGAGAGGAGTCAGGAATGCCTTCCACCAAAGAAACGAGACCTCCCCGTGACCAGCGAGGATATGGGGAGAACTACCAGCTGCTCAACTAACCACACACCCTCCAGTGATGCCTCTGAATGGTCCCGAGGGGTTGTGGTGGCCGGGCAGAGCCAGGCAGGAGCCAGAGTCAGTCTGGGGGGTGAGGGAGCTGAGGCCATCACTGGTCTGACAGTGGACCAGTATGGTATGCTGTATAAGGTGGCTGTGCCACCTGCTACCTTCTCCCCAACTGGCCTCCCATCTGTGGTGAACATGAGCCCTTTGCCCCCAACGTTTAATGTAGCGTCTTCACTGATTCAACATCCAGGAATCCATTATCCCCCAATCCACTATGCTCAACTCCCGTCCACCTCTCTGCAGTTTATCGGGTCTCCTTATAGCCTTCCCTATGCTGTGCCACCTAATTTCCTACCAGgtcccctcctttctccttctgccaaCCTCGCCACCTCTCACCTTCCACACTTTGTGCCATATGCCTCACTCCTGGCAGAAGGAGCCACTCCGCCTCCCCAGGCTTCATCCCCAGCCCACTCGTTCAGCAAAGCCCCTTCTGCCACCTCCCCACCTGGGCAGTTGCCGCATCACTCGAGTACTCAGCCACTGGACCTTGCTCCAGGCCGGATGCCCATTTATTATCAGATGTCCAGGCTACCTGCTGGGTACACTTTGCATGAAACCCCTCCAGCAGGTGCCAGCCCACTTCTTACCCCTCAGGAGGGCCAGTCTGCTCTGGAAGCAGCCGCTGCCAACggacagagacagcgagaacgAAATTTAGTAAGACGGGAAAGCGAAGCCCTCGACTCCCCCAACAGCAAGAGTGAAGGCCAGGGACTGATGCCAGTGGTAGAATGTGTGGTGGACGGACAGTTGTTTTCAGGTTCTCAGACTGCGCGGGTGGAGGTGGCAGTGCCGACACACCGAGGGACCCCAGACACCGACCTCGAGGTCCAGCGGGTGGTTGGCGCTTTAGCTTCTCAGGACTATCGTGTGGTGACAGCTCAGAGGAAGGATGAGCCCAGCCCCCTCAACTTGTCGCATCATACCCCTGACCATCAGGGTGAGGGGCGAGGGTCAGCCAGGAACCCAGCAGAGATGGCCGAGAAAAATCAGGCCAGAGGGTTCTACCCTCAATCCCATCAGGAACCGGTGAAACATAGACCTTTACCCAAAGCAATGGTTGTAGCCAATGGCAACCTGGTGCCCACTGGAACTGATCCAGGTCTGCTGCCCGTGGGCTCGGAGATCCTGGTGGCATCAAGTTTGGACATGCAGGCCAGAGCCACCTTCCCAGATAAGGAGCCAACGCCACCCCCCATTACCTCCTCCCACTTGCCCTCCCATTTCATGAAAGGCGCCATCATCCAGCTGGCTACAGGGGAGCTGAAGCGGGTGGAGGACCTCCAGACCCAGGACTTTGTGCGCAGTGCCGAAGTGAGCGGGGGGCTGAAGATTGACTCTAGCACGGTCGTGGACATTCAGGAGAGCCAGTGGCCTGGATTTGTCATGCTGCATTTCGTGGTTGGTGAGCAGCAGAGCAAAGTGAGCATCGAGGTGCCCCCCGAGCACCCCTTCTTTGTGTATGGCCAGGGCTGGTCGTCCTGCAGCCCTGGGCGGACTGCACAGCTCTTCTCTTTGCCCTGCCATCGGCTGCAGGTGGGAGATGTCTGCATCTCTATCAGTTTACAGAGCTTGAACAGTAACTCAGTTTCTCAGGCTAGCTGTGCTCCCCCAGGCCAGCTGGGTCCCCCCCGAGAAAGGCCTGAGAGGACAGTCTTGGGACCCAGAGAGCAATGTGACAGTGAGGGGAAGAGCCAGCCGTCAGGTGAGGGCTCCCAAATGGTAGAGCCCTCGCAGCCGGAGCCTGGTGCTCAGGCCTGCTGGCCAGCCCCAAGCTTCCAAAGATACAGCATGCAAGGGGAGGAGGCACGGGCTGCACTGCTCCGTCCCTCTTTCATTCCGCAGGAGGTAAAGCTGTCCATCGAAGGGCGTTCCAATGCAGGAAAATGA